The DNA segment ATGTCTGTTCTGGCTCCGGATCGGGGTCGATGACTTCGACTGTGAATGTCATGTTGCTGCCGGTACCGGAAATGAAGGATCCCGAGTGCGGGTGATAAACACGAGTTCGCAATGTGTACGTCCCAGGTGTACTCGGAGCCGTTATAGTGAAGCTGAATCTTGCAACACCATTTGGATCAGCGGTGCTTCCATCATCGTCTAGAAGATTGCTAGAGCCCGTTATTAACGGGGAGTCCTCCATGTCCGTCCAGTTGCTAGCTACGGAGTGAAGGGCTACATAGTGTGAGCTACTGGGATTGCTGCTCCAATAGAGCGGAGGCGTGCACCGGAAATCAATCCAGCAATTGACGCTTGAACTTGGTGACAGTTCAAGCGTCGTGCCGTGAGACTTGCCGACGTAACTTCCGACATAGTCAATTTCTGAGTAGAGTTGCGGTGGGGTTGTGGCCCAGAGCCACTTATTTGCGTCGTACGGGTCGAGAGGCACTCCATTCTGACGAGCCTCGAAATGTAGATGAGGTCCGGTCGACCAACCAGTATTGCCGGATGCACCGACTGCTGAACCTTGGGCAACGTACTGGTTATTCGAAACCGATACGCTACTTAAATGCGCATAGATAGTGGTGTATCCATAGCCATGTGTCAACGTTACGTGGAGACCGTACCCTTCTTGACCATCGTCGTCCACCGTCGCAGTGCCGTCTTCGGCTGCAAGCACAGCAGTGCCCGGAGAACAGCCAAAGTCAGTACCGCCGGGGCGAGGAAACTCTTCGTCATAGACGTGACAGTCAAAATCACAAGTGGGCGGATTGTGATATGAATCCAGGGGATACGTGAATAACCACGTATCACCTGCAAAAGCCCTGCCTGTTACAACAATTGTAATTAGCAGCGCTCGGACAAACAGTGTAACACTCTTTGTCATGACAATACTCCTTTCTGAGCACAAGTGTTGCAGCGCAACTGTGTTGCCTCAGTGTTTGGGTTGTAAAAGGTGCAGTTGGTGTTTTGTTAAGTCTGTCTGATTGATTTAGAGGGAGGAAAATGTTGATAGTAATGCTTCAAAGTCGGCTTGACTGACCACGCTGGCGTCAGAGTTCTGAAAGGCGATCCCAGGGTATTCCTGATTCGAAAGTTTGAAAAGGGCTCCAATCGGATTGCCGACGATAGTTGGGAACAGATCTTTTACATTGACCAAGAGTCCAGTGTTGCCGGCCGTAGTGGTGATCACTTTCAGCGGCACAATCTCAATGCGCTGATTCGGTTTGTCCGCAGTGTATGCGAGGAAATAATACTTTTCATTTTCTAGCTGGAACCCTTGCGTATGCAGTAGTCCGCCTTCGCTTGGGAATGAGTAATCTGATGTCATTCCGCCAAATCGGAGAGTATCTCGATTACTGAAATTGCCGGAGAACTTGCTGCCCGAAGTTCCCGCACTGATGCTCAAGACCACATCGCCATATTCTGCTGGGTATCGAAAGGTCATTCCGAGTTCATCATTTGTGTATGTGATCCAGTCACTAGTACTTGCGGTATTGGCATTACCATCCGAATTTGAAGCTGCATTAGTATTTGCCGTTTGATTGACATTAGATATGGCATTCGCGTTAGCTACTGCATTTGTGTTTCCGTTGACATTACCAGCCGAATTCACGCCAGCATTCGCATTATTCGTATTGTTGGTATTGGTGTCATTGTCCTGTGAGAGGAAGTAGTATGCTCCTCCGGCAAGGATTAGGATCACCACGAGGATGATGATCCACATGGCGCTTTTTGACCCATGAGGGGCCGCCTGGGGCTGGTTTTCCATAGAATTATGGGATTAGGATTAGATGAGACTATTGTAGCACACCCGACATTAAATTTTTCTAAAGAAATTCTAAAGAAAAGATAAAGTCGCAAATGTGCCCTTTGTCTTAAGCCTGACGCAGATGAGAGCATCTGTCAACGTCCTTGCTAATTGCGAAGCATTCCCGGAATGGGCAAAACCTGTGGACGAAGCGACCCCTTGCCGGATTCGGCAGGGCAGGGTAGGATGACCATTCAGCGTCGACCTTCCCAAACTCAATCTGCGGTATCCGAAGACAGCGTGCGAACAGGGGGATATTTTTTTACCCCGCTGTTTCGGTTTTTCTTCGGTTATGCACAGCCTACCTCCCCCGGAGGGTATTGAGCGAGCAGGAGCAGTGGTCTACGCTGAATAACGTGGGAAAACAAAAAGCAAAAACAAACGTATGATGTCCCGCACGGACTGGATAACAACCCAGAATCAGATCCGGAGGTTTCGCAAACAGCGGAATCTCCGGCTGCGGGACGTGGCGCGTCTGGTCGGTATCCGCGATGAGCAGCACGTCTGGGAATGGGAAGCGGGCAAGCGTGTGCCGAATCTGGATACGGCCCTTAGGCTCTCCGCCGGACTTCGCTGCCCGGTAGAGATTTTGTTCGGCGACCATTTCCGCGCCATCAGAGAGGAGGTGATCCGCAGACAGAAACGCTACGACATCCGCATCGAATACTAATCGTTAATCGTAAACCAACATGAAAACAAACATCCCCGCGGCCAAAGCCGGATCGACTGCTCCGAGGAGCGCTGAAGACAGTGAGCGAGCCAACGAACTCGCCCGTACTATTGCTCAGGCGTTTCTCGACACCGACAATCTCGCCACCTATCAGATTCTTTGCCGGAAATACTCGGACAGCGGAGTCAAAGCCGCGTACCGCGCCGCGCTCAGCGTTCCCGATGAGAAGGTCAAACGTTCCCGACTCGCCTTATTCACTTTCCTCGTCAAGAAGTATGCCGCAGATACGAAATAGCCTGCTGGCCATCGACCCGGGCACTAGGCACCTGGGGTACGCCGGATTCATCGGGGAGACACTGGACGATTTCGGCGTCAGGGACCTCTGGTACCGCCGGAACGGCGGGGACGTGTTCACCGCCGTCACGTCCGTAGTCACACTGCTTCTCGATCAGAAGCGGCCGCAGGCGGTCGTCATCGAGAAGAACAACTTCTCGCAAATCAGGCAGAACCTGCAACTGACGCTGGTTATCGGGAAAATACGGCATATCGCCCGAAGGCACCGTATCCGGGTGTTCGAGCTCGACCCGCGTACCGTGCGCAAGGTCGTCTGCAAAGACGGCAACGCCACCAAGCGGGAATTGGCCCGGACCGTGACCGTCAGATACC comes from the Candidatus Zixiibacteriota bacterium genome and includes:
- a CDS encoding helix-turn-helix transcriptional regulator, yielding MMSRTDWITTQNQIRRFRKQRNLRLRDVARLVGIRDEQHVWEWEAGKRVPNLDTALRLSAGLRCPVEILFGDHFRAIREEVIRRQKRYDIRIEY
- a CDS encoding crossover junction endodeoxyribonuclease RuvC; translation: MPQIRNSLLAIDPGTRHLGYAGFIGETLDDFGVRDLWYRRNGGDVFTAVTSVVTLLLDQKRPQAVVIEKNNFSQIRQNLQLTLVIGKIRHIARRHRIRVFELDPRTVRKVVCKDGNATKRELARTVTVRYPELRVYLESNRQWRERYFQNAFDAAACGMTFLAMSRTFTRPRNGR